GGAGCTGATTTTGGAACAAAGATATGAGTCTCATTCCAGTCAACAACATCCCTAGTATTTCCAACTCAGGTGATAATAGGTGGTTCATTTTCTATTGGTCTAGGAAAAGGGTTAAAAACATTTCTGGGATGGTTTTCCTCGTGTTTGGGCTAAAAGCCATGAGAGGGCAAGGCTTAGTAATCAATCGAAAACATGTAGGTTTGAAATAGTAGGATAAGGATGCCAAGCAACAACAAAACATTCAATTTATAAGCCAATCTCCCAACATAACTTGGGAAACTAAAGAGTCCACCACATGAATGATTGTAGTGCACGACAATCGATGGAAGAGCAAACACTCTTCACAGAACCAATAAAATAGACGAGATAATATTCAGTGCACCAACGTGCATAAGCAATTAAGCATGAATGGATGACTAGATAACATCAAGtacatttttttgttattaaaaaaggTTGcctataaataattaaatatcaaTGACTGAAATTTGCTGAATCTGTTGGTTTACTTGCACCGCCGGTTCATATAAAATATACTACACCTGTCATTGCTGCAATAATTTTCCGTAGTTATCAAAATCCAAGGAGAGCAAGGCCTTAAGGGTTAGATCATATAGGGACAGAAAACCAAGAGGAGTAAAAGCAATCAAGAGAAGAACCAAGAAAACAAGCAAAGTAAAGTCGACAACTTTCTCACTCTCAATTCTATACAATCTCATATATTTATCTAGGTTGAGTAAGAATAAACTACGAAAAAAATAAGACAATGCTTATTAGCACTCCCCTTTTCGCGGAGCTGCAATCTGAAACCCTAGTTTCGTGAAGTAGGGCGGCGGCTTCGTCTGCTTGCTTTTCACACTCGGCGTCGCCTTCTCGGTTCGGTAGCGCAGGCGGGGAAGACTTCTCCCGTCGATTTGCAGTGTTGAGGCCAAGGTCGCGGCACAGAGGTCGAGCTTTGTCTTACGGAGGTCGGATTGGTATCAACGTCGAGTTCTGGATTGGTGTGCGTGCAGTCGCAGCAACCATCGACTAGTGGTGGTGATCGGATCTATGCAGCGGATTTGGGAGTGAAGTCGGGGCGAGGCTTCGAGGACTTGATTGCCGGCGAGGTTTGGTGAGCACCCACACCAGGTTCCGCCGAATTCCTCCAATGGCTGAAGGGCGAGGCCGACCTCCTGAGATGTTGGAAGGGCAGAAGTCGGATGTGTAGGGTTAGTAGCGGCTCCGCGCAAGCCCTCTAGGTTTCCGGTGCTCTCCGGTCCAATCTCAGAGTGAGGGCAGTGGGAGTTGGGTTGGGCGTTTGGGCTTAAGCCCACTTTCCCTCCTCTCTCTGTTTTGGGCTGAAGTTTGGGGCGGGTCTTTTGGTATGCTTGTTGTGGGCTGGACTCAACATGATCCTAGATCCAGGCTGTTTCACTGTTTTGACTGGTGGAGGGGTACACCAAGATGGTCTTAGGCCCCAAGCTAATCAAGGCAGATGCGGAGTTAGGGTTATGTCACAATAAATTTAGTTGTtagttttctttctgtttttagtttttgttttcccTTTGGGTTTAGTCTGATTGCTTGTGCAGTCAGTTTAGTCTTTAGTTTTTTTGGATTTCTTCGGATTTAGTACTCTTCAAGAGCatgcattgtaatatgaggggtgtttgtacccttcatgcttgaccgagtgaggttgTATGATTTACCATCAATGGATCAGTCTTCCGTTGccctcaaaaaaaagaaaaagaaaaaaagaaaacaagcaaaGTAATAAGGGGAGCAGAACATTATGATAGAAATTTTCTTTTAGTATTGACGGAATCGATGCCAGGATACCAGAAGATGATGCATCAATATGTAATCTCCAATCCTCCAAAGTTCACAAGAATCAAAACAGCTCGAGTCACAGTACACATTCTCCATCCAAGGATTTTTGCATACAACATATGTCAACCAAAATTGACATTCTCTCCACTCCAAAACAACCACAGATGATAGAGATTAGCCGGTATTATAATTCCAGTGGATTGGGAGGATGGGTAACTTTTTTTTAAGTGTTTcaggaaaattttcttttacaaCCCTGCGATAGTGCAGTCTTTGCAAAGGTAATCACTCTTTGTTGGCAGATTTGGATAACGAGAAATGATGCTGTTTTTAGAGGAACTCATGCAAATCCAATATCAGTAGTGgccagtggcggatccaggatgtAAACTTGGGGTGGGCTAATCTAAGACTTGCTACCAAGATTTTTTTCCCCTATCAATAATGCTTGTAAAAATTTTGAGACTAAATTGTAAAGAAATGTTAATAGAAATTGTTGTAAGAAAATcaggaaagagagaaaaaaaaataggcaAGAAAATTTTAGCAGGAAAGAAGAAGGGAGCCATTCATGGGGaaagataaacaaaaaataacaaaggaacaaaagaagaaaatgggggAGGAAAATGATAAAACAACCAAGAAAACAAGCATTAATTGCTGTCAACAAGATTTGAACTAAGGTCACTAGGAAAATAACCATCTATTTTATCAACTGAACCAAACATGAATATGAGTAATATTAGCACTTATAATCGATCAAATATTAAAAGAATATAGCCCAACCAGCCTCCTACGTAGTTAAGCCCATGGCAGTGGCAGCTTCAGCTGCAGCAATGAATAATAATGGGAATGCCAATCCAACTACAAGAAGGGATAATGTTCAAAATCAATCAACCACCATTGTGTGGAAATCCCctcctaatagttttgtgaaaaTCAACTTTGATGATTTTGTTTACAGGAACTCTGCTGCAGGGGGTTTTATCATTCGAGACTACAATggtcaacttttatttgcagtTGCTAAAATATCGGGAAACACAATAGTACTAGTAGTAGAAGCCACAACACTTGGAGATAGCCTTGCCAGTGCTCAAGAGAGAGGTTACAGGAAGATTGAAGTGGAGGGTTACTCAAAGCTAGTAATTGATGATGTTAATGGAGCTATCAATCTGTCTTCGAGACTAATCAAGATTATATAGGATATTAGGACTCTTGCTACCTCATTCTCCTCTATCATCTTTAAACATATTTTAGGAAAGCAAACTTTGTAGCAGATGCTATAGTTAACGTAGGTCACAACCTTAATGTCAGTGCTTCATGGACCAATACGGGTCCTAGAGATGCCTCGAATGCCATGTTATTTAACATTGTAAACTATGGTTGCCGTATGGGCTTCTAATTATAATTAATAGTCTTTTCGTATCAAAAATAGAAGAAGGCAACCGCAGGCGATAAATCCACCCCGTCCGATCATAATGATCAGACATAATTGAGATCTATGGAGGTCATTCAACCACACCAGCCACCTAGAATCGAAATTTCACAAACCCTAACAAAACCAGAGAATTTTCAAAATATGGCGCGTGAGGTGCGTGTCATTGCCATCGATGCAAGCTTTTATGCTTTATATACCTGCACTCGTTTCATTTCAGCATTACATCCCCGTAGACTAATTTTTCTAGAAAGAGCTTGAATGGTTTATTACAACTTTACAAGTTGGGCCTGGCTTGAATGATTCTTAAAGAGCTCAACGACACACTATACGTCTTCACCTAAAAGAAAAACGACACGAGAGAAATGAGGGCATCGATTTCGCTAGCAGAGGAGCAGACCACCATGCCTCCCCTGTTTCAAGATTGAGAGCAGCAGAATCTAAGTAAGCCCTTCTCTCCCTCTTGTAAATCCAAGGACCAATTTCTCGTTTTTCTGGAAATGATTACCTCACAGctaagaggaagaggaagcaaaCCCATACCCATCACCAAAATCGCCAAAGTCTTCCTCCAAAACCCACACAAACTCACTCCCATATCCCCACCAACCCAATCCCACCAGAACCCATGTGCCCCACTCTCCCATACCCAAAACCCTTTATGGGTTTCACAGAGCTGTGACTATTCAACGCACTCCTCTAAGTTTCCCGAGTATGAAATGCCCTCAGTCACTTGGGGTGTGGTCCAAGGCCGCAAAGAGAAGCTTGTCTCTAGAGTCATAATATGTGACTATTTGAAGAGTATAGGCATAGTTCCCGATGAATTGGAAAACTTGGAGCTACCCTCCACTGTTGATGTCATGAGGGAAAGAGTTGAGTTCCTACAGAAGCTAGGATTGTCGATTGACGACATTAACGAGTACCCTTTGATGCTCGGATGCAGTGTCAGGAAAAACATGATACCCGTGTTGGCTTACTTGGAGAAAATTGGGATTCAGAGGTCGAAGCTAGGTGAatttgttaagaattacccgcAAGTGTTACATGCTAGTGTGGTAGTTGAGCTTGTTCCGGTGATCAAGTTCCTTCGTGGGCTCGATGTGGAGAAGCTGGATATTGGCTATGTCTTGCAGAAGTATCCAGAGCTTCTCGGATATAAGCTTGAGGGGACTATGAGTACTTCTGTTGCGTATCTTGTTAGTATTGGTGTTACTCCTAGGGATATAGGTCCCATGGTCACCCAGTATCCTTATCTATTGGGCATGAGAGTTGGGACTGTGATTAAGCCTTTTGTTGATTATTTGGTTTCCTTAGGTTTGCCGAAAAAGATTTTGGCTAGGATGTTGGAGAAGCGCGCATATTTACTTGGTTATGATCTTGAGGAGACTATTAAGCCTAATGTGGATTGTTTGGTTGCTTTTGGGATCAGGAGGGAAGCACTTGCTTCTATTGTTGCTCAATACCCCCAAATTCTTGGTCAGCCTTTGAAAGCTAAAATGTCTTCACAGCAGTTTTTCTTCAGTATGAAGCTTAAAATTGATCCTGAAGGGTTTGCACGGGTGATAGAGAAGATGCCGCAGATAGTCAGCCTTCATCAACATGTGATAATGAAGCCTGTTGAGTTCCTTCTTGGACGGGGGATACCTTCAGAAGATGTAGCTAAGATGGTCGTAAGGTGTCCCCAATTAGTGGCACTGCGTGTTGAGCTCATGAAGAACAGTTATTACTTTTTTAAGAGTGAAATGGGGAGACCAGTGAAAGAGCTTGTGGAATTTCCGGAATACTTTACATATAGTTTAGAATCCAGGATCAAACCTAGATACCAGAGGTTGCAAAGCAAGGGGATTAGGTGTTCTTTGAAATGGTTCCTCAACTGTAGCGATCAGAGATTTGAGGAGAGGTTGCAAGGGGAGTACATTGAAACAGAGATTTCCGGTCCATCATTTTGTATGGGAGGGAAGTTAGAGCTACCTGGGGTTGGAAATGAGATGGTCTCAGATGGGGAAGACGAGAGTGATGATGAAATACTTTACAGACGCACTGTATCCCTGTAGTAAATTTGGTTGACATTTGGAAGCTGAATCATTTGAAATATCTAATTCTCTATATGTTATATCTTTTGGAATGAATCAAGTTTCCCCCTTTGAGTAAATATCTTATAGCCTCTGGCCTTGTGTTCTGAGTCTGATAAGTTCATTTTTATGAGTCGTACTTGTTGGGAAATAGCTCTTTGAAATATCTATTTGATCTGAATCATAGGGTGGCAAGATTTAAATATGGCTTCATGTAAAGGTTGGCGATCAATCATATTCTCATTTATCTCTCTGAAGTTCTGACAATTCAAATAAATTGATGCAATTACTTCACCAGCAGTCTGAATCAGCCTTAAGTTCGTGGTTTGGTAGGAAGCAGAAGACAATAGGGATCTTGTTGTTGAAGCAAGGGAATCAGCAGCAGTTCATGAGGTTGCGATGCTTTTGCCTCTTTCCGAACTCCTTCAGCGTATAGCTTCCATCAAGGCCAATTACAGTAGTTGCTTGCAGGTTCCTCTGCTTTCTTCATTTCCTATTAAATTTTCTATACAACTATGCTTTTCTGCTATTATTAAATATGAGCTCAACCATAAGTTTTACTATTAAAGTTGGATTATATTTTGAGCATTTCAGAATCAACATGTATTTCCTGGTATTTTGTTACTTCTCTATCAGTTTTTCCTCAACTTTTCCCAAATCCGATTATTTTTATGATGATATATTATGTACTGGGAATTTAGCTCATTCTTTATATGCAGcatttattaattaaaacttATATTTCAATAAAAGCCTCTCGCTTTTGCCTTTGAGTAATTTATGGACACTTTCATAGTCAGAATCAGAGGTCACCTGATCTAAAGTATGCTGTTTTCTTAGGTAAAATCATTTTCTCAGTCCTGTAGATTCAGAAATCAAGGGGCGATTTGTGTTCACTACCACTTCTTTAATTTAGCCAAATGACAAAATGTTCGTCTCTCTACCCAGTATTCATGATCACGTAGTCCATTGTGGAGGAACTAGTATCTAGGTAGTTGGGAAGAATGGAGGTGCTAAACTTTGATTTATTAAAGTTGAACTATTATGTAACTATGTTAGACACATTTTCAAGAATGCACCTGTATCTGCTGGTGACTGTTTGTTTTCATTATTCATTTTTGAACTTTTAGTTACTAAGTTGAACTATGATTGTGGAGGAACTAGCATCTAGGTAGTTAGGAAGAATGGAGGTGCTAAACTTTGATTTATTAAAGTTGAACTGTGTACTATGTTAGACTCATTTTCAAGAATGCACCTGTGACTGCTGGtgattgtttgttttcattatcATTTTGCTCAACTGTTTCTCAGATCCTTTTCTGTTTATGGTGATATATGATGCACTGTTTTAGCTCATTCTTTATATGCACCTGCCACCACTTATTAGTTAAAGAataatttttcaatatataccCTTAGAGGATTGAGCTAGACCTACTTTTGTTAACACTTTTGTATAATTTATGACCTCTTCAAGTCAGATTAGGTTGGCCTGTTCTAGGCTTTGCTGCTTGGTTTGATAACATGCTTCTCTTAGTTTAGATAGATTCAGAAACCAAGGTTGTTAGGTCTGTTCTGTATCATCCAACTTAATGCCGAGTATAGGTGCAAGGTTGTGAGATAAATTTGTCTTGATGATCAGATGAATACTCTTTCCTATGAATGAAAACTACAGATCTTCTCTTTTTGAGACCTGTGAATTTAGTGTCAGTAATACGATCCCTGCCATCCTTTCAGTTTTGATGTCATTGGTCATCATACAAGCTTTGCTAGCCATGATATGCTCTATTGGGGTATTGTTGATGTCGCTGATGAGAATTTTCTGATCGTATTGAGTCTGTTCATATCAACAACAGCCACGGAACTAGTTTATCTAGTACCAGAAGCAGTTCTGATGCTGATGATATTGCTGATCACTATAAATGTGGTTTCAGTGCAGGAGACAGATGGATCCATTTTGCATTTCGGTCCCTAGGAGTCTCTTTAGTGCGGACCTCAGTTCAAAAGTGAAAGCTGCAATCTatctgttttggatttgtttctgggcttgattttaatttgcaCTTAACCCTGAATGAATCACTTTCTCCTATTCTTTCTTtgtatttattactcacaacatattattttattacattatttacaaactttttaacaagTTTCCTAATAGTTTTCCTTACAATACCAAACAttggaatgaaaagttattaagaaatttcatttcccttcccatcGGAAAGATAGATAAATTACTTTCTTTTTCGTGAACTAAACGAGGCCTAAGGATAGAGGGTGGTTTTAGTCagacctctaaatttgctatatagatctttcattttttttttgttggaaaaATCTAATGTCAGTTGTATCCAAgtgaagtttaaaaaaaaaaaaaaaaattaatttcaacTTCCCTACCCCATTGCTTTCCCTCTTTCTGTCTCTTCTCATCTTTTTATGTAACGTGCTACTCATAAAATGCTGCCAAGTTGATCAGAATATCTTGTAGGTAGTCAGCCTTTGGTTTTGCAACTATTTCAACTTGATTTGATGGTGGAGGTTACTAACCACAAATTCATAATTAGGCCTGTTGGTCTCTTAAAGTTAGTTGATGATGGACGAACTGATTTTGTTTCCCTTGATCAAAATTCATCTTCCCAGCCATCAATATCTTTCTCCGTCAATTATGTCAAAAGCTTGGTAATGACAAAACAGGGAGAGAGGTGCCATAGTCTGGGGTGGCTGTAGCATCATTAGTCATCACAGATATTATGTCGGTGGAGGAGGTCGGAAGTGAAAACAAAATATgggcaaaattgaaaatttgatgtACCAAATTTGTTAAATATTAAAGGAGATTGAAATAgtccgtttcaaaaaaaaaaaaggagattgaAATAGCAAATATagaggtctgaatagaacctCTGAactgttacttttttttttttttggggttctATGACCAATTTTTGGTGTTTCTGTCGTCACCCTAACAGGCATATTACTAAATGTAACTCTGCTACATATGAATGAAATATATAGTGATTATGAGAATTCGAACCTTTGATTTACCCTACTCTTACTCTCAAGTCTTTTAACCTAATTCCCTCTCACAATATGAGTAACCCAAAAAGGCTGATTTTTGTTAATTTCACCGACCTACTATTTTGAAAAAAAGGGCAAGCAACTAGGGAACGTGGGTCGTTATCCTATTTAGCGTTGTAAAAAGTTGTTAAGAGACTTGTGGGTGAGTGAGACGGACTAGAATAGGAGTTGCGATCAAGAGCGAAGACCGGTGGTTGCGCTCCATTCAGATCATAACCTTCATTCAAAACTAGCACCTACCCAAAATTATTTCATTCCCCATGataagcaataaaaaaaaaaacaaaccaaacttccccctgcttcttctttttgttatttCCATGATTCCACATTTGTAGTAAAACACATACAAAGTTGCCAAAAGGTAGGGGATCGTGGAGATGACCCCAAAAGGTGACAAGGGCAAAGAAGGAGACTCGTCCTTTGCCAAAAAGAAGTCCAGAAGACCCAAATGTATAtcatttctcttctttcttgttCCTCCAATTGCTTTGTTTTGTGCCCCATTGTCAGTTTTTCTTATAACTTAATTGCCTTTTCTTACCGTTCAACATGTTTTGGGTAATACAGTGCTTGATTATGCTTTGTTGGGTGAATCCAATTGATTCATATATGGATTCTTGTCAAAAATTGGATACTCAATGATTCttgtctctttctttttccctaACACCACTGTTGTATTGGTGATTTTCAATCATTACGAATGGAATGATTGGATCATTTTCTTGTGCTGTGGAAGCATTATTCTAAGAAAACTTATATGCATTGtccatttttatatatatatttcagattCCAGGTTCTCACAGCAAGAGCTTCCAGCTTGCAAACCAATTTTGTCACCGGGATGGGTATCTATCTTGTTTTTCCTTCAATTTGGACTCTTTCTCCCGCAAAgcctttctattttttttttttttaaattttttttttacgatttcaGGTGGTTTCAATATTcatcaccattggcattgtcTTTATCCCAATTGGCTTTGCTGCCTTATTCGCCTCAGAGCGTGTAATATTCTCAGCATGTTATGTGGTGCTTATTATGGATTTTCCTTACTGGTGGCTGTTTGATGTTGAGCATGAAACTATGCTTTCTTTCACACGCAGGTTGTGGAACTACAATTCCAGTATGACCAAGATTGTGTTCCTGCAAAGTATAAGGATAATGCGGTTGCATATATTCAAAGCAATGCCACTGACAAGACCTGCACGAGGAAAATGCCTGCTGTTAGTCCCCAATCTTTTGGCTCTTTTGTATATGATGAAGTTTAGGCTTGAAAATTATGTGTCTCTTTTAGTTGGTGATTTCTACATCTGAAAATGTGTGCATTGACTGGAAATTTTTCAGGTTACAAGTAAAAT
Above is a genomic segment from Rosa chinensis cultivar Old Blush chromosome 3, RchiOBHm-V2, whole genome shotgun sequence containing:
- the LOC112194513 gene encoding uncharacterized protein LOC112194513; translated protein: MAVAASAAAMNNNGNANPTTRRDNVQNQSTTIVWKSPPNSFVKINFDDFVYRNSAAGGFIIRDYNGQLLFAVAKISGNTIVLVVEATTLGDSLASAQERGYRKIEVEGYSKLVIDDVNGAINLSSRLIKII
- the LOC112193459 gene encoding transcription termination factor MTERF4, chloroplastic — its product is MITSQLRGRGSKPIPITKIAKVFLQNPHKLTPISPPTQSHQNPCAPLSHTQNPLWVSQSCDYSTHSSKFPEYEMPSVTWGVVQGRKEKLVSRVIICDYLKSIGIVPDELENLELPSTVDVMRERVEFLQKLGLSIDDINEYPLMLGCSVRKNMIPVLAYLEKIGIQRSKLGEFVKNYPQVLHASVVVELVPVIKFLRGLDVEKLDIGYVLQKYPELLGYKLEGTMSTSVAYLVSIGVTPRDIGPMVTQYPYLLGMRVGTVIKPFVDYLVSLGLPKKILARMLEKRAYLLGYDLEETIKPNVDCLVAFGIRREALASIVAQYPQILGQPLKAKMSSQQFFFSMKLKIDPEGFARVIEKMPQIVSLHQHVIMKPVEFLLGRGIPSEDVAKMVVRCPQLVALRVELMKNSYYFFKSEMGRPVKELVEFPEYFTYSLESRIKPRYQRLQSKGIRCSLKWFLNCSDQRFEERLQGEYIETEISGPSFCMGGKLELPGVGNEMVSDGEDESDDEILYRRTVSL